CTGAACGTGCCGCTGAAAAAGGCATTAAAGTAGTAGTCTTTGACCGTGGTGGATACCTTTACCATGGCCGCGTGCAAGCTTTAGCTGAAGCAGCGCGTGAAAATGGACTAGAATTTTAGGAGAAGGAGGAACACCATTCATGGTTTATATTGATCCAAAACACTTGGAATTAGAAGACCGCGTTGTTGCTATCAACCGCGTAACTAAAGTTGTTAAAGGTGGACGTCGTCTACGCTTTGCAGCACTAGTTGTTGTGGGAGATAAAAACGGTCACGTTGGCTTTGGGACTGGTAAAGCACAAGAAGTGCCAGAAGCAATCCGTAAAGCAATCGAAGACGCGAAGAAAAACTTAGTTGAAGTGCCTATGGTTGGTTCTACCATCCCTCACGAAGTGATCGGAGTATTTGGTGGTGGCCGCATCCTTATGAAACCTGCAGTAGAAGGTTCTGGGGTAGCCGCTGGTGGACCAGTTCGTGCCGTATTGGAATTAGCTGGTGTAGCAGATATTACATCAAAATCATTAGGTTCAAACACACCAATCAACGTTGTTCGCGCAACAGTTGAAGGGTTAAAACAATTAAAACGTGCCGAAGAAGTGGCAGCACTTCGCGGTAAAACTGTAGAAGAAATCTTAGGATAAGGAGGACAAAAGAATGGCTGAATTAAAAGTAACATTAAAACGCAGCGTTATCGGACGTCCTCAAAACCAAAAAGATACAGTAAAAGCACTAGGTTTAGGTAAACTAAACAGCTCTGTTGTGAAACCTGCGAATGAAGCTATCAAAGGTATGATCAACACTGTGTCACATTTAGTGGACGTTGAAGAAGTTTAATTTACAATAGTACATTGTTTAAGGAGGTGCCAAACCAATGAAACTTCATGAATTGAAACCTGCTGAAGGTTCACGCCAAGTACGTAACCGTGTTGGACGTGGTACTTCATCTGGTAATGGTAAAACTGCCGGCCGCGGACAAAAAGGGCAAAAAGCTCGTTCAGGTGGTGGTGTAAGACTAGGATTTGAAGGGGGTCAAACTCCATTATTCCGTCGTTTACCAAAACGCGGCTTCACAAATATCAACCGTAAAGATTATGCAGTCATCAACTTAGATGTCTTAAATCGTTTCGAAGATGGAACTGAAGTTACACCTGCAGGACTTATCGAAGCTGGAATCGTGAAAAACGAAAAAGCTGGAATCAAAGTTTTAGCTAATGGTGAATTAACGACTAAAAAATTAACAGTGAAAGCAGCTAAGTTCTCTAAAGCAGCAGAAGAAGCAATTGTTGCAGCTGGTGGATCAATCGAGGTGATCTAATGTTTAAACTATTAAAAGATGCTTTTAAAGTCAAAGACATTAGATCAAAAATTTTGTTTACTGTATTCATTCTTTTTATATTTCGTTTAGGTGCGCATATAACTGTACCTGGCGTAAATGCAAAAGGATTGCAAGACTTAAGCAATTTGCCATTTTTAAATATGTTGAATATGGTCAGTGGTAGTGCCATGCAAAATTTCTCTATCTTCTCGATGGGAGTTTCGCCTTACATTACAGCATCGATCATCATTCAATTATTACAAATGGATATCATTCCAAAATTTGTAGAATGGTCGAAGCAAGGTGAAGTTGGACGTAAGAAATTGAATCAAGCAACAAGATATCTAACGATTGTCTTGGGTATTGCTCAATCTATGGGGATTACCGCAGGATTCCAAAGCTTAAGTTCAGTTGGGGTTGTGAAAAATCCAAACTTCAATACCTATGTAATGATCGCTGTGATTTTAACGGGTGGAACAATGTTCGTTACTTGGTTAGGAGAACAAATTACTGAAAAAGGGATTGGAAATGGTGTTTCAATGATTATCTTCGCGGGGATTATTTCTCGTTTACCAGAAGGAATCAAAGAGATCGTTGACGATTACTTTATCAATATTGAGTCTTCACGAATTTGGCAATCTGCGATTTTTATTGTGATTTTGATTATTGCAATTTTAGCTGTTGTTACATTAGTAACATTTTTCCAGCAAGCAGAACGAAAAATTCCGATCCAATATACAAAACGTGTTTCCGGTGCACCAACGAGTAGTTATTTACCATTAAAAGTAAATGCTGCAGGTGTTATCCCAGTTATCTTTGCAAGTTCGCTAATTGCAACGCCGAACGCTGTTTTACAAGCCTTCTCTAAGAATTATGCTGGTGAAGGTTGGTATGATGTAATGACACAAATTTTTAGTTACAATACCGTTCCAGGTGCAATTATTTATACTGTGCTGATCGTGGCTTTCACATTCTTCTATGCGTTTGTTCAAGTAAATCCTGAGAAATTATCGGAAAACTTGCAAAAACAAGGAAGCTATATTCCAAGCGTACGACCAGGTAAAGGGACAGAAGAATATATTTCTGGAATGTTAATGAGACTAAGTGTTGTCGGTTCTATATTCCTAGGTTTGGTTGCATTATTACCAATCATTGCTCAAATGATTTGGAAATTGCCGCAATCTATCGGTCTAGGAGGAACGAGCTTACTGATTGTTATTGGTGTTGCATTAGAAACAGCTAAACAATTAGAAGGTTTAATGTTGAAACGTCAATATGTTGGCTTTATCAATAAGT
The DNA window shown above is from Enterococcus sp. 4G2_DIV0659 and carries:
- the rpsE gene encoding 30S ribosomal protein S5; its protein translation is MVYIDPKHLELEDRVVAINRVTKVVKGGRRLRFAALVVVGDKNGHVGFGTGKAQEVPEAIRKAIEDAKKNLVEVPMVGSTIPHEVIGVFGGGRILMKPAVEGSGVAAGGPVRAVLELAGVADITSKSLGSNTPINVVRATVEGLKQLKRAEEVAALRGKTVEEILG
- the rpmD gene encoding 50S ribosomal protein L30, whose product is MAELKVTLKRSVIGRPQNQKDTVKALGLGKLNSSVVKPANEAIKGMINTVSHLVDVEEV
- the rplO gene encoding 50S ribosomal protein L15 — its product is MKLHELKPAEGSRQVRNRVGRGTSSGNGKTAGRGQKGQKARSGGGVRLGFEGGQTPLFRRLPKRGFTNINRKDYAVINLDVLNRFEDGTEVTPAGLIEAGIVKNEKAGIKVLANGELTTKKLTVKAAKFSKAAEEAIVAAGGSIEVI
- the secY gene encoding preprotein translocase subunit SecY, with the translated sequence MFKLLKDAFKVKDIRSKILFTVFILFIFRLGAHITVPGVNAKGLQDLSNLPFLNMLNMVSGSAMQNFSIFSMGVSPYITASIIIQLLQMDIIPKFVEWSKQGEVGRKKLNQATRYLTIVLGIAQSMGITAGFQSLSSVGVVKNPNFNTYVMIAVILTGGTMFVTWLGEQITEKGIGNGVSMIIFAGIISRLPEGIKEIVDDYFINIESSRIWQSAIFIVILIIAILAVVTLVTFFQQAERKIPIQYTKRVSGAPTSSYLPLKVNAAGVIPVIFASSLIATPNAVLQAFSKNYAGEGWYDVMTQIFSYNTVPGAIIYTVLIVAFTFFYAFVQVNPEKLSENLQKQGSYIPSVRPGKGTEEYISGMLMRLSVVGSIFLGLVALLPIIAQMIWKLPQSIGLGGTSLLIVIGVALETAKQLEGLMLKRQYVGFINK